The region AGCAGCTCCGGCTCGGGTCCGATGACCTCGGCCGACCGCACCTCGACGTCCGGGTGCGCGGCCGCCCAGCCCTCGGTCTGCTGCCGCACCCGGTCGGGGAGGATGCCGGTGAACAGGAAGTACGGCAGCACCACGACCCTCCGCGCGCCCAGCTTCACACAGCGGTCCAGACCCGACGGGACGTCCGGCGCCGCCAGCGACACGAACGCCGTCTCGACGCCCGCGTACCCACGCCCCTCCCACAGCAGCCGCGCCGCCTTGTGCACCTCGGCGTTGGCGTCCGGGTCGGTGGAGCCGCGCCCGACGAGCAGCACGGTGACGTCGGACCGGTCCTCCGGCGTACGGGCCGCGGAGCCGAGCGCCTCGTCCAGTCGCCGTTCGAGCACCGCCAGCAGCGACGGGTGCGGGCCCAGCGGGCGCCCGTACGTGTACGAGATCCCGGGGTGCCGCTCCTTCTCGCGGGCCAGCGCCGCCGGGATGTCCCCCTTGGCGTGCCCGGCGGACACCAGCATCAGCGGCACTGCGGCGAACCGGCGTACCCCCTGCTCGACCAGTTCGGTCACGGCGTCACCCAGCGGCGGCGGCGACAGTTCGATGAACCCTCCGGCGACGGGCAGTTCGGGGTGACGGCGGCCGAGCTCCCGTACGAAGTCGCGGAAGGCCTCGGCTCCGGCCTCGTCCCGGGTGCCGTGTCCGGCGATGAGCAGGGCGGGGGGCGGGGTGGTCACGAAAACTCCTTGGTCACGGGGTGGTACAGCAGGGCGTTGAGCGCGGCGGCGGCGACCGCCGAGCCGCCCTTCTCGGACACGTTGCTGACGGCGGGCAGTCCGCTCTCGCGCAGCGCGGCCTTGGACTCGGCAGCGCCGACGAAGCCGACGGGCAGCCCGATGACGAGCGCCGGGTCGGCGTCGAGCGTCAGCAGCTCCTCCAGCGCGGTCGGCGCACAGCCGATCACCCACAGCGCGCCGGGCCCGACGTCCTCGTGGGCGAGCCGGATCGCGTGGGCCGAACGGGTCAGCCCCGGGCCGGACTTGGCGTCCCTGAGGCGGCAGACGGTGTCGCGGCGCGTGATGCCCGCCGCGACCATCTCCACGTCCACCACGACCGGCGCCCCGGCGTGCAGCGCCGCGTGCGCCTTCGCCAGGGCGCCCTCGTCGGTGACGAGGTCGGCCGCGTAGTCGAGGTCGGCCGCGGAGTGGACGACCCGCTCCACGACCGCCCGCGTCAGCGGCGGGAAGTGAGAGGTGTCCAGGCGGGCACGCAGCCGCCGGAAGGACTCCTGCTCGATCGGGTGAATCACGCGGTTCACCGGGCCTCCCGGTGGTAACGTCGCCGCGTGCTGAGCGAGAACCAAGCCAGCACAGCAGCCTCCAATCCTTGGGGAAACCGGGCTGGTTCCAACCCGGCTGGTGTTGATCGCGGAAGACTCGATCGTTCGCCGAGCGACCGAGCAGCGTGAGCCAGGAATCCTCCTCGTTCGCGAGGAGGAGGGTTCAATTGGGCTCCTCCTGCCAGCGGTAGCCGCGCGGTGTCACCATGCGCCCGGCGATCTCCCGCGTCGCCGTGTTGCCCACGGTCACGACGGTCATCATGTCGACGATCGCCGGATCCAGGGACCCCAGCGACGTCACCCGGCTCGATTCGTCCGGCCGGGAGGCGTTGCGGACGACCCCGACCGGCGTCGTCGGTTCCCGGTGCTCGGCGAGGATCGCGAGCGCCTTCGGGAGCTGCCAGTCGCGGCCCCGGCTGCGCGGGTTGTAGAACGTCACCACGATGTCCGCCTCGGCCGCCGCCCGCACCCGGCGCTCGATGACCTCCCACGGTGTGTGCAGGTCGGAGAGGCTGATCGACACGTGGTCGTGGCCCAGCGGCGCGCCCAGGATCGCCCCGGCGGCGAGCGCGGCGGTCACGCCCGGCACCCCGACCACGTCGATGTCGTCGGACGCCTCGGCCAGCGCCGGTGACGCCATCGCGTACACGCCCGCGTCTCCGCTGCCGATCAGCGCGACGGCATGCCCGCGCCGCGCCTCGGCCACCGCCGTGCGCGCCCGCTCCTCCTCGGCTCCGAGCCCGGACTCCAGGATCCGGGTGCCGGGGCGCAGCAGATCGCGGATCTGGTCGACGTACTGGTCGAGCCCGACGAGCACGGACGCCCGCCGCAGTTCCTCCTTCGCCCGCGGGGTGAGCAGGTCACGGGCGCCGGGACCGAGCCCGACGACCGCGAGCCGCCCGCGTGCCACGCGGCGCACGACGGCACAGGTGGCCATCGCGGGCTGCCCGTCCGCACGCGTCGACTTCCGCTTGGGTACGAGGAGTTCACCGCCGCGTACGAGGGCGGCGGCCTCCGCCACGGACGGGGTGCCGACGGCGGTGAGCGGCGCGTCCGAGGGGTTCGGCACGTCCACCGTCGCCAACTCCTCGGCGGTGTACGTCACCACGGGCACCCCGAGCCGTCCGGCGGCCTCGACGATGCCGGGCTCCTCGGCCTTGGCGTCTACGGTGGCCAGCTCCGCGACGGACCTCGGGGACAGCCCGGCGTCACGGAGCACGTCCTCGACGAGACCGAGGACCTCCGCCACCGGGGCGCCCTTGGACGCGCCGACCCCCACCACCAGAGAGGGTGGCCGCAGCAGCACTTCGCGCTCGCCGGGCGCCACGGCCCGGTCGGTGACACGAATGCCGTACGCGCCCTCCGCCGCGATCGGCAGGGGCGGTAGCGGCCACGCCAACTCGGCCCGCAGGGCGACGGGTTCGCCGTCCAGCAGCGCCCGGGTGACCGCGGCGACCTCCCCCTCCACGGGGAAGCCGAGCGTGTCGAGTCCCGGCACTCCGACCGCGTCCGTCGCCGTCGTCACCACCGGCTCGGCCCCGAGCAACTCGCCCACCTCGCGGGCTAGTTCATTGGCGCCACCGCCATGACCGCCGACGAGCGAAACGGCGAACCGCCCGCCCTCGTCCACGCACACGACCCCCGGGTCGGACGTCTTGTCGCCCAGCAGCGGCGCGATCAGCCGCACCACCGCGCCCGTGGCGAGGAAGCACACCAACTGGTCGCACTCCGCGAAGGCCCGCCGCACGGCGTCCCCGACGGACTCGGCGGACGCGGCCCCGGCGGACCCAGCGGATCCGGCGGACCAGTCGTACACCCGCGTACGGGTGGGCCAGGCCGCGGCCAGCCGGTCACGGGCCGCCGCGCCCGCCGCCGTGGCGGAAATCAGGCCGATCACTGGAGGACTCCTTCGGTACGCGCCGGAGGCCGGACGCCCCACAGCAGAAAAACCGGGTTGGTGGCCGCGAGCCGGGTGACGTTCCCGGGCAGCGGCGCGAGCCGGGAGGACTGCAGCAGTACGCCGTCGCAGTCGAACCCGGCGGCGGTGAGCGCCTCCCGGGCCGCCGGCACCCGGTCGAGCGCGGCCATGGCGACGACAACGGCCCGCCGGGCCCGCCGTGCGCAGACGGTCACGATGGCGGGCAGCTCGCGCCCCCCGCCGCCGATGAACACGGCGTCCGGATCGTCCAGGTCGGACAGCACGGTCGGCGCGGCCCCGTGCACCACCCGGACGTCGACGCCGTGCGCCTCGGCGTTGGCGAGGATCCGGTCACAGCCGTCCCGTGTCTTCTCGATCGCGGTGACGGCGGCCCCGAACCGCGCGCACTCGACGGCGACGGACCCGGAGCCCGCGCCGACGTCCCAGACCAGCTCGCCGAGGCGCGGCCCGAGCCGGGCCAGTGCCAGCGCCCGCACCTCGAACTTGCTGATCATCGAGTCGCGGTGGGCGAACTCGCGCTCGTCCAGGGCCCACCGGTCGGGTCCGGCCGGGGGACCGGCGACCGTCCGCACGGGGGCGAGGACCCGCGACTCGTCGAGGCACAGGACGACACTCACGGCCGTACCCCAGTCGCGGGCCGCGGCCTGAGCCGGGGTGACCCGCTCCACGCGCTCGTGCCCGGGGTCCCCGAGGGCGCTCGCCACGACGAGGACGCGCCCGGCGGAGCGGTGGGCGAGGGCGGCGCCCAGCTCGGCGGGCCCGGAGCCGGGCCCGGTCAGCACCGCCACCTTCGGGTGGGAGCGGCAGACCTGGACGGCCGTGCGCAGCGCGCGCCCGTGGGCGCTCACCACCACCGCGTCGTCCCAGGGCAGCCCGAGCCGCGCGAAGGCGGTCGCGACGGACGAGACACCGGGGCGCACGTCGAGCCGCTCGGCCCCGAACCGCTCGGCCAGCGCCCGCACGATGCCGAAGAACCCGGGGTCACCGGAGGCGAGCACGACGACGCGCCGCTCCTTTTCCAGGCATCCCTCGATCGCGTCGAGAGCGGGCGCGAGCGGCCCCAGGACGATCCGCTCCACCGCGTCGGGCAGCCGCGCCGCCGCAAGGTGCCGTCGGGCGCCCACGACGAGCCCGGCGTCGGCCAGCGCGTCCGAGGCGTCCGTGGGAAGCGGTGCCCCCGTCCCCGTACCGAAGACGGTGATCACGACGGACTGCCCTTGCGGGCCGCGCGCAGCTCCGCGCGCGCCTGCGGATCGGCCCTGCGGAAGCCGTGGAAGTGACCGGGATGGTAGAGGTGCGAGCGGGTGCCGGTCGCGTCGAGGGCGGGGCCGACCAGGAAGAGGGTGTGCTTCCAGAGCTTGTGCTCCTTGACGGTCTCCTCCAGCGTCTCGATCGTGCACTTCACGATCAGTTCCTCCGGCCAGGTCGCCTGGTAGGCGACCACGACCGGCGTGGACGTCGGATAGCCGCCCTCCAGCAGCTCCCGTACGAGCTGTCCGCTGCGGGCGGCCGACAGGAACAGCGCCATGGTCGTGCCGTGCCGTGCGAACTCCCGCACCTCCTCGCCGGGCGGCATGGGCGTCTTGCCGCCGCCGAGCCGGGTGAGGATCACGGACTGCGCGACCTCGGGGATCGTCAGCTCGCGCTGGGCGAGCGCGGCCACGGCGGAGAAGGAGGAGACGCCGGGAATGATCTCGGTCTCGACGCCGAGGTCCGCACACCGGTCCAGCTGCTCCTGCGTGCCGCCCCACAGGGCCGGGTCGCCGGAGTGGATGCGGGCCACCTTCAGCCCCGCCGCCGCCGCCCGCTCGTACACGGCCACGACGTCCTCCAGGGACATCGTCGCCGAGTCCAGGATCTCCGTCCCCTCGCGCGCGTGCTCGAGGACCTCGGCCTGCACCAGGCTGGCCGCCCAGATCACGACGTCGGCCTCGGCGATGGCGCGCGCGGCGCGGAACGTCAGCAGGTCGGCGGCGCCGGGCCCTGCCCCGACGATGGTCACCTTGCCGGTGGGGGCATCGGCCATGGGAATCGGTCCTCTCCTACGGATGTATCGGGTGTTGCGAGAAGTCAGTGGGCGCGTCGGTGGGCACGAGGTTGTCGCCGGATGTGCGCGAACGGGGTGCGATCGGATACGAAGGGCTCATGGCGGTCTTCGTCGCGCTCGGCGCGTTCCTGATGACGCTGGCCGGCGGCTGGACGGCACAGCGGGTCACCGACCGCCGCCACCTGGTGCTGGGCCTGGCGGGCGGGCTGATGCTCGGCGTGGTCGGCCTGGATCTGCTCCCGGAGGCGCTGAACGCGGCGGGCGAGGAGGTGTTCGGCGTACCGGCCGCCCTGCTGCTGTTCGTCGCCGGGTTCCTGTTGGCCCATTTGGTGGAACGTCTGCTGGCCGCCCGGCAGGCCGCGCACGGCGGCGAGGAGCACGACGGACGCGCGCCCGAGGTGGGCCTGACGGCCGCCGCGGCGATGGTCGGGCACAGCGCCATGGACGGCGTCGCGATCGGCGCCGCCTTCCAGGTCGGCGGCGGCATGGGCCTGGCGGTCGCGCTCGCGGTGATCGCCCATGACTTCGCGGACGGCTTCAACACGTACACGATCACGAGCCTGTACGGGAACGCGCGCCGCAAGGCGATCACGATGCTGTTCGCGGACGCGGTGGCCCCGGTGATCGGCGCCGCCTCGACCCTGTTCTTCACCATCCCGGAGCGAGCGCTCGGCGGCTATCTCGGCCTCTTCGGCGGCGTACTCCTGTACCTGGCCGCCGCCGAGATCCTCCCCGAGGCGCACCACGAGCACCCGGCCCGCTCGACCCTGCTGTGCACGATCGCGGGAGCGGGGTTCATCTGGCTGGTGGTGGGTCTCGCCGGAAGCGGGTGACTTTCCGGGGATCACAGTTTCCCGCCGCGCTTGCCGTCCCGCCGGGCGGGTGCGATGAGGGTGGAGAGGTACGGCAGCGGGTCGCCGTCGAGGTCGGCGGCGGGCCGGATGGACTCGCCCTCCAGCCCGAGCGCGGACCCCCACACGGCGTCGTCGAGCCGCCCCGTCACCCGCAGCGCCTCGGCGACCTCGTGCGCCTGCCGCCCGAACTTGTACGCGACGACGGTCCCGGGCCCGTTGAGGGCGTCCTTGAGCACGGCGGCCCCGGCGGTCACCGGCACGAGGGTGAGCGGCTCGGTCCCTTCCGTGAGCACGGCCCCGGAGCGTGCCGCCAGATCCTGCATGGCGGTGATACCGGGCACGGTCTCGACGACCGTGCCGGGCACCAGTTCCTCGATGGTCTGCGCGAGATAGGTGAAGGTCGAGTACACGTTCGGATCGCCGATGGTCGCGAAGGCGACGGACGCGTGCCGCCGGAGCAGCTCCGCGACCCGCGCGCCGGCGGCGTCCCAGGCGGCCTCGCGCCGCCCCCGGTCGGTCCGCTCGTTGAGCGCGAACACGACGCGGACGACCTTCTCCTCGGGCACGTAGTGCAGGACAGTGGCCTCCGCGCGCCCCCGCTCTCCTCCGTCCTTTCCATCAGGCGCGGCCATCACCGGCACGACCACGACCTCGGCGGCACGCAGCGCGTTGACGCCCTTGACGGTCACCAGCTCCGGGTCACCGGGGCCGACCCCGATTCCGATCAGCTTGCTGCTCATGACGTCCGGCACCTCTCCACGAACCGACGGGCGACACCGGGCTGTGACGCCCAGTGCGTGTGCACATAACTCGCGTGCACACCTTGTTGTACGAAACCTTCGACGCGCCGCTGAGGGGCGCGCACCCCCCAGGCGGGAGCCGCCCCGGCGCCCGGCTCGACGAGGGTCCGGTGGAACTCGTGCCCCCGCATCCGCGTCCCGGCGACGGCGAGCACGCTGTCACTCACGGCCACGGCGTCCCGATAGCCCAGGGTGAGCCGCTCACTCATCCCGGCCGAGACGTCGAGCACCCCGCACATGGGCTGCCCGTCGAGCTCGCGAGAGAGATACAGCAGCCCGGCACACTCGGCGGCGACCGGCGCCCCGCCGAACGCCAGCTCGGCCACGGCCTTGCGCAACGGCTCGTTGGCGGACAGCTCGGGCGCGTACACCTCGGGAAACCCTCCACCGATGACCAACCCGCCGGTACCGTCCGGCAGTTGTTCGTCCCGCAGAGGGTCGAAGGTGACGACTTCGGCTCCCGCGGCGGTCAGCAACTCGGCATGCTCGGCATAGGAGAAGGTGAAGGCGGCCCCTCCGGCAACGGCCACCCTCTTCGCCCCGGCCGGAGCCCGGTCCTTCAGCCCGTCCGGCGTTCGAGCAGCAACGACGTCAGCCGCATCCCAAGCCGCACCCGCCAACTCACCCGCGCCACGCGCCAACGCGAACAACGCATCCAGATCACACCCGCGCCGCACCTGCTCGGCCATCGCCGCCACGGCATCCAAGGCATCCGCGCGCCGCTCGGCAACCGGCACCAACCCCAGATGCCGGGAAGGTGTGTCCACCTGCGGAGCGCGCCGCAGGGCGCCGAGCACCGGCACCCCGGACGCGTCGAGAGCCTCCCGCAGCATCGACTCGTGCCGCTCGGACCCCACCTTGTTGAGGATCACCCCCGCGACCCGCACCTCGGGATCCCAGGAAGCGAACCCGTGCACCAGCGCGGCCACGGACCGGGACTGCGACGACGCGTCGACGACCAGCACCACCGGCGCCCGCAGCACCTTCGCCACCTGCGCCGTGGACGCGAGCTCACCCTCCCCGGCGGCCCCGTCGTACAGCCCCATCACACCTTCGACGATCGCGAGATCGCACCCGCGCGCGCCGTGCGCGAACAACGGCGCGATCAGCTCCGTACCGCACAGATACGCGTCGAGATTCCGCCCCACGCGCCCGGTGGCGAGCGCGTGGTACCCGGGGTCGATGTAGTCGGGCCCCACCTTGTGCGGGGACACGGCGAGCCCCCGTGAGGCGAAGGCCGCCATCAGCCCCGTGGCAACGGTGGTCTTGCCGCTCCCGGACGAGGGCGCGGCGATGACCAGCCGAGGGACGGAAATCACCACTCGATGCCCCTCTGGCCCTTCTGGCCGGCGTCCATCGGATGCTTGACCTTGGACATGTCCGTCACGAGATCCGCGAACTCGACGAGCTTCTCGGGAGCGTTGCGCCCGGTGATCACGACATGCTGGGTCCCGGGCCGGTCCCGCAGCACGGCGACGACCTCGTCGACGTCCACCCATCCCCAGTGCATGGGGTAGGCGAACTCGTCCAGCACATACAGCTTGTACGTCTCGGCGGCGAGGTCCCGCTTGACCTGCTCCCAGCCCTCGCGGGCCTTCTCCTCGTTGTCCATCTGGGAGTCGCGCTGCACCCACGACCACCCTTCGCCCATCTTGTGCCAGTCGACGGACCCGCCCTCGCCGGAGGCGCCGAGCACGCGCAGCGCGTTCTCCTCCCCGACCTTCCACTTCGCCGACTTGACGAACTGGAACACCCCGATGGGCCACCCCTGGTTCCAGGCGCGCAGCGCCAGCCCGAAGGCGGCGGTGGACTTGCCCTTCCCGATCCCCGTGTGCACCACGACCAGCGGCCGGTTGCGGCGCTGACGCGTCGTCAGTCCGTCCTCCGGTACGACACTCGGCTGCCCCTGCGGCATTACGCGGCCCTCCTCGAAGTCCCCTGCACATCGCGCACGAGCCCGGCGATCGCGTCGGCCCGCAACTCGTCCAACGTCACCGCCGTGCCGCCCAGTTCACCCGCGAGCCGCCCCGCGAGTCCGAGCCGCACGGGCCCCGCCTCGCAGTCGACGACCACGGAGGCGACCCCGTCGGCCGCGAACAGCCGCGCCGCACGTTCGGCGAGCGCGACGGGCTCAAGGCCGCCGGTGGCCCGCCCGTCGGTCACCACGACGACCAGCGGCCGCCGGGCGGCATCCCGCAGCCGCTCGACCCGCAGCACGTCGTGCGCGCGCAGCAACCCCGCCGCGAGCGGCGTCCGCCCGCCCGTGGGCAGCGACTCGAGGCGGGCGGCGGCCGCGTCCACGGACGAGGTGGGCGGCAGCGCCACGTCGGCCGAGGACCCCCGGAAGGTCACGAGCCCCACCTTGTCCCGCCGCTGGTACGCGTCGAGCAGCAGCGACAGCACCGCGCCCTTGACGGCACTCATCCGCTGCCGCGCCGCCATCGACCCGGAGGCGTCCACCACGAACAGCACGAGGTTGCCCTCACGCCCCTCCCGGGTGGCCTGGCGCAGATCGTCCCGTCGTACGACGAGACCGCGTCCCGACCGCCCCCGCGCCCGCTGATGGGGTGCCGCCGCCTGCACGGTCGCCGCCAGGTGCAGTTTGGTGAGCGCCCCTTGCGGCCGCCGCGACCCGGTGGTCCGCCCGTGCTCGGTCCGCGCCCGCGAACGCCGCCCGGCCGCGCCCTCGCCGAGCCCCGGCACGCTCAGCACCTTCGTGCGAAAGGGTTCGGCGGCCCGTACGGGGGACTGCTCGCCGGCGCCCTGCGCGGCCGGCGCCTGCCCGTCGTCCGAGGGCTCGCCCCGCGCCGGGACGTCACCGGCGGGGGAGTCGCCGTCGGGCCCGTCCTGAGGCGGCTGCCCACCGCCGCCGGGCCCGTCCGGGTCCGGGTCCGGATCGTCGTCGGAAGAACCTTCGCCGGAAGAACCCTCGTCCGATCCCCCGAACTCCTCCAGCGTCTCGTCGAGCTTGTCCTCGTCGAGCCCCGGCGCGTCGAAGGGGTTGCGCCGCCGCCGGTGCGGCAGCGCCAGCAGCGCGGCCTGACGCACGTCCTCCGCCAGCACTTCGGTCCGTCCCGCCCACGCGGCGAGCGCGGTCGCCGTCCGTGCCATGACGATGTCGGCCCGCATGCCGTCCACCTCGAAGGCCGCGCAGGTCGCCGCG is a window of Streptomyces mirabilis DNA encoding:
- a CDS encoding sirohydrochlorin chelatase, whose translation is MTTPPPALLIAGHGTRDEAGAEAFRDFVRELGRRHPELPVAGGFIELSPPPLGDAVTELVEQGVRRFAAVPLMLVSAGHAKGDIPAALAREKERHPGISYTYGRPLGPHPSLLAVLERRLDEALGSAARTPEDRSDVTVLLVGRGSTDPDANAEVHKAARLLWEGRGYAGVETAFVSLAAPDVPSGLDRCVKLGARRVVVLPYFLFTGILPDRVRQQTEGWAAAHPDVEVRSAEVIGPEPELLDLVMERYREAVKGDLRMNCDSCVYRIALPGFEDKVGLPQQPHFHPDDDGHHHDGHHHGHHHGGHAHAH
- a CDS encoding precorrin-8X methylmutase, coding for MNRVIHPIEQESFRRLRARLDTSHFPPLTRAVVERVVHSAADLDYAADLVTDEGALAKAHAALHAGAPVVVDVEMVAAGITRRDTVCRLRDAKSGPGLTRSAHAIRLAHEDVGPGALWVIGCAPTALEELLTLDADPALVIGLPVGFVGAAESKAALRESGLPAVSNVSEKGGSAVAAAALNALLYHPVTKEFS
- the cobJ gene encoding precorrin-3B C(17)-methyltransferase; this encodes MIGLISATAAGAAARDRLAAAWPTRTRVYDWSAGSAGSAGAASAESVGDAVRRAFAECDQLVCFLATGAVVRLIAPLLGDKTSDPGVVCVDEGGRFAVSLVGGHGGGANELAREVGELLGAEPVVTTATDAVGVPGLDTLGFPVEGEVAAVTRALLDGEPVALRAELAWPLPPLPIAAEGAYGIRVTDRAVAPGEREVLLRPPSLVVGVGASKGAPVAEVLGLVEDVLRDAGLSPRSVAELATVDAKAEEPGIVEAAGRLGVPVVTYTAEELATVDVPNPSDAPLTAVGTPSVAEAAALVRGGELLVPKRKSTRADGQPAMATCAVVRRVARGRLAVVGLGPGARDLLTPRAKEELRRASVLVGLDQYVDQIRDLLRPGTRILESGLGAEEERARTAVAEARRGHAVALIGSGDAGVYAMASPALAEASDDIDVVGVPGVTAALAAGAILGAPLGHDHVSISLSDLHTPWEVIERRVRAAAEADIVVTFYNPRSRGRDWQLPKALAILAEHREPTTPVGVVRNASRPDESSRVTSLGSLDPAIVDMMTVVTVGNTATREIAGRMVTPRGYRWQEEPN
- the cbiE gene encoding precorrin-6y C5,15-methyltransferase (decarboxylating) subunit CbiE, translated to MITVFGTGTGAPLPTDASDALADAGLVVGARRHLAAARLPDAVERIVLGPLAPALDAIEGCLEKERRVVVLASGDPGFFGIVRALAERFGAERLDVRPGVSSVATAFARLGLPWDDAVVVSAHGRALRTAVQVCRSHPKVAVLTGPGSGPAELGAALAHRSAGRVLVVASALGDPGHERVERVTPAQAAARDWGTAVSVVLCLDESRVLAPVRTVAGPPAGPDRWALDEREFAHRDSMISKFEVRALALARLGPRLGELVWDVGAGSGSVAVECARFGAAVTAIEKTRDGCDRILANAEAHGVDVRVVHGAAPTVLSDLDDPDAVFIGGGGRELPAIVTVCARRARRAVVVAMAALDRVPAAREALTAAGFDCDGVLLQSSRLAPLPGNVTRLAATNPVFLLWGVRPPARTEGVLQ
- the cobM gene encoding precorrin-4 C(11)-methyltransferase; translated protein: MADAPTGKVTIVGAGPGAADLLTFRAARAIAEADVVIWAASLVQAEVLEHAREGTEILDSATMSLEDVVAVYERAAAAGLKVARIHSGDPALWGGTQEQLDRCADLGVETEIIPGVSSFSAVAALAQRELTIPEVAQSVILTRLGGGKTPMPPGEEVREFARHGTTMALFLSAARSGQLVRELLEGGYPTSTPVVVAYQATWPEELIVKCTIETLEETVKEHKLWKHTLFLVGPALDATGTRSHLYHPGHFHGFRRADPQARAELRAARKGSPS
- a CDS encoding ZIP family metal transporter, with amino-acid sequence MAVFVALGAFLMTLAGGWTAQRVTDRRHLVLGLAGGLMLGVVGLDLLPEALNAAGEEVFGVPAALLLFVAGFLLAHLVERLLAARQAAHGGEEHDGRAPEVGLTAAAAMVGHSAMDGVAIGAAFQVGGGMGLAVALAVIAHDFADGFNTYTITSLYGNARRKAITMLFADAVAPVIGAASTLFFTIPERALGGYLGLFGGVLLYLAAAEILPEAHHEHPARSTLLCTIAGAGFIWLVVGLAGSG
- the cobI gene encoding precorrin-2 C(20)-methyltransferase, with amino-acid sequence MSSKLIGIGVGPGDPELVTVKGVNALRAAEVVVVPVMAAPDGKDGGERGRAEATVLHYVPEEKVVRVVFALNERTDRGRREAAWDAAGARVAELLRRHASVAFATIGDPNVYSTFTYLAQTIEELVPGTVVETVPGITAMQDLAARSGAVLTEGTEPLTLVPVTAGAAVLKDALNGPGTVVAYKFGRQAHEVAEALRVTGRLDDAVWGSALGLEGESIRPAADLDGDPLPYLSTLIAPARRDGKRGGKL
- a CDS encoding cobyrinate a,c-diamide synthase; this encodes MVISVPRLVIAAPSSGSGKTTVATGLMAAFASRGLAVSPHKVGPDYIDPGYHALATGRVGRNLDAYLCGTELIAPLFAHGARGCDLAIVEGVMGLYDGAAGEGELASTAQVAKVLRAPVVLVVDASSQSRSVAALVHGFASWDPEVRVAGVILNKVGSERHESMLREALDASGVPVLGALRRAPQVDTPSRHLGLVPVAERRADALDAVAAMAEQVRRGCDLDALFALARGAGELAGAAWDAADVVAARTPDGLKDRAPAGAKRVAVAGGAAFTFSYAEHAELLTAAGAEVVTFDPLRDEQLPDGTGGLVIGGGFPEVYAPELSANEPLRKAVAELAFGGAPVAAECAGLLYLSRELDGQPMCGVLDVSAGMSERLTLGYRDAVAVSDSVLAVAGTRMRGHEFHRTLVEPGAGAAPAWGVRAPQRRVEGFVQQGVHASYVHTHWASQPGVARRFVERCRTS
- the cobO gene encoding cob(I)yrinic acid a,c-diamide adenosyltransferase, which produces MPQGQPSVVPEDGLTTRQRRNRPLVVVHTGIGKGKSTAAFGLALRAWNQGWPIGVFQFVKSAKWKVGEENALRVLGASGEGGSVDWHKMGEGWSWVQRDSQMDNEEKAREGWEQVKRDLAAETYKLYVLDEFAYPMHWGWVDVDEVVAVLRDRPGTQHVVITGRNAPEKLVEFADLVTDMSKVKHPMDAGQKGQRGIEW
- a CDS encoding putative cobaltochelatase, whose product is MSTPFPFTAVVGQDDLRLALLLNAVSPAVGGVLVRGEKGTAKSTAVRALSALMPGVDVVAGCRFSCDPAGPDPACPDGPHEPGAFETRPARMVELPVGASEDRLVGALDIERALAEGVKAFEPGLLADAHRGILYVDEVNLLHDHLVDLLLDAAAMGASYVEREGVSVRHAARFLLVGTMNPEEGELRPQLLDRFGLTVEVAASREPDQRVEVVRRRLAYDDDPAGFAERWSDEESAVRARIVAARELLPSVRLGDPALRQIAATCAAFEVDGMRADIVMARTATALAAWAGRTEVLAEDVRQAALLALPHRRRRNPFDAPGLDEDKLDETLEEFGGSDEGSSGEGSSDDDPDPDPDGPGGGGQPPQDGPDGDSPAGDVPARGEPSDDGQAPAAQGAGEQSPVRAAEPFRTKVLSVPGLGEGAAGRRSRARTEHGRTTGSRRPQGALTKLHLAATVQAAAPHQRARGRSGRGLVVRRDDLRQATREGREGNLVLFVVDASGSMAARQRMSAVKGAVLSLLLDAYQRRDKVGLVTFRGSSADVALPPTSSVDAAAARLESLPTGGRTPLAAGLLRAHDVLRVERLRDAARRPLVVVVTDGRATGGLEPVALAERAARLFAADGVASVVVDCEAGPVRLGLAGRLAGELGGTAVTLDELRADAIAGLVRDVQGTSRRAA